The DNA window TCCCTTGCCAACTCCCAGAAAGCCGCGTTCTTTCCTTCTTTCTTTAAAACCGGTCCTGGTCAATATGGTGAAGGCGATGTTTTTATTGGCGTCACTGTTCCTCAACAACGAGAGGTAGCGAAAAAATACGCAAATCTTCCATTACCTGAAATAAAAAATCTATTAGATTCACCCATCCATGAACACAGACTTACAGCTCTCCTCATTCTCGTACTCCAATATCAAAAGACTAAAGACAAAAAAATTGTTGATTTCTATCTTGCAAACACTACCAGAATAAACAACTGGGATCTAGTCGATACTTCAGCAGATAAGATACTTGGCACATATCTCCTAGATAAAGATCGACAATTACTCTACACTTTAGTCAAATCTCCTCTCTTATGGGAACGTCGTATTGCTATCATTGCCACTTTTGCATTCATTAAACAGAAAGACTTCACAGACACTATCAAACTCAGCCAGCTCCTTCTTGCTGACAAACATGATCTCATGCACAAAGCCGTAGGATGGATGCTGCGTGAGATGGGCAAAAGAGATGAAACCACCCTTTGTCACTTTCTGGACCAACATGTAAAAAAAATGCCGAGAACTGCATTACGCTACGCTATTGAACGATTGGATGAGAAAAAAAGGAAGCAGTACCTGCAAAAGTAAGCTCCAGAAACTATTTATACTTCTACAATAACTCTATCTTCATGGATATTGAATTCGAAGCAACGTTTTCCAATATCAATAAAAAAAAGATAAGAGCAAAACTCAAAGAAGTTGGCGCTATTCTTGTTAAAAAAGAATTTCTTCAGAGACGCAGCGTGTTTCATTTTCCACAAGGCCATGAGATTAATGGTGGCTGGATACGTATTCGAGATGAAAGCGACAAAATCACCATGAGCCTTAAAGTCGTAGATGGAGATCGTATCCAAGATCAGAAAGAAATTTACCTTACGGTAAGTAGCTTTGAAATAGCACAAGATATCCTCATTAGGCTTGGTTGCACTAAAAAAGCCTACCAAGAGAGTAAACGTGAATTATGGAAATTAGGTAGCGTTGAGATCACTATTGATGAATGGCCTTTTCTTGAACCGTTTGTTGAAATTGAAGGTAAAAACGAAGCTGCAGTTAAGAATGTGACGAGGAAATTAGGATTCGATTATACTAAAGCGATCTTTGGTGCAGTTGACGTATTGTACAGCAAAAAATATAATATTTCCAAGAACAGAATAAACAATAAAACTCCCCTAATCTTATTTAAATGCAAGAATCCGTTTCTATAAATCAATCACAATTGTTTTTTTCTTCAAATCAACACTCTTAATCTTCTTCTCTTTCTTTAACTCTGACCCAACATCAGTCCAACTTTTAGTTTTACGTAACTCTTTTACAATCTCCAGCAATTTTTGCAGAGCAGTATAATGTTGATACAACACCTCTCCCTTCGCAGTATTAAGTGCAATAGCCTCTTCTTGTTTTCTAATAGATTCTAATTGTTCTGAAATTATTTTCTCTAATGATTTGATTTTTTGTTCATAGGGGGATGTTTTAACAAATGGGATAATTTGATCAATTAATTCACTATACGTCTCGGTTTTCTCTAACACTTCTTTCTCAAATAACTCCATGGGCGCAATATCATCACTATAACGAAAACCATGGGGTTTTGTCAACTCTTTGATTAGCACGTCACGTTGCTCTATCAAAAAACGGATTTGTTTCTCTGTGGCATCAACAGGAAGCATCTCTTTGGCAATTCCTGCTCGTTTGCATAACTCTTCTGCATATACACCACCTAACCCTAATTCTGTTGCAAGAGCAGTAGCAAGATTGCGTTTCTCACTCTTCGCTAAAATAACTCCTAACTCGCTAACGGCAACTGTTTTCCAGCTAGTTTGAGCTGTGGGAAAAACATACTCTTGTTTTGCTCTGACTAATCTATCTTTCCATAGTTGTTGTTCAAGCGTTCCCAACACTTGCCATTGATCATCAGTAAGAATAATATTTCCCTTAGAGAATAACTCTACAATAAGGAAGAATTTTTCCTTTTTCTCAAACTCAAATATCACAATCCGTTCTGCATCTTTTTGTGTTATTGATACAACTGTCGCATTATCAATATATTTTCGTAACTGCATGCAAAAACTCGTAGGATGAACTACAGTTTGTGTTTTGGAAGTTAAACAAAGATATTTTCCCACTATAATTTTGATATGCTGCTTTCCATGCTTGGAGGTATGAAACTGCAACAACAGCTCTTTTTGCTCTTGATGATAAATATGGGAAAGCTTACTGCGAGCAAGAAACTGCAACTCTTGAACAATTGCCGCCAGATCAACTGATGAGACATTTTTCTTAGACATGTATTTATTAAAAGAGGAAAGCTATTTATGTCTTTTCTAAAATATCAAATGCTTTTATTGCTTCTTCTATCCCTTGAACCTGTGCTGCAATTCTTGTTTCCAATTTCCAACAAGTGGGAGTTTCAAGCGTAAGCGCAACTTGTGCCCCTCGTCGAAAAAAGAAAGCCTCTACGGTATCGTCTTGATCTTGTGTACTTACAACACATCCTTCTACGGCTTTTTCCCCATAGATTTCCGTTTGTGATGTTACTGTAAATGTAGTACGAAGAGCTTTTGTTATTGTTGGACCAATGAGAGATTTATGCCTGGTCATTTCATAAAGATAAAATCCGGTAGGGATATCAAAAATTCCATCACTTTGATCAGTTCTATCTTCATGAAGATCTATACACAATACTGGTCGAATATTATGTGACATCACATAAGAAATAATCATTCTTGCTTCTTGACAAAAAGAATCAAGTGTAAAATTTCTATTAATATCTTGACCGGCTTGATTTTCTCGTTTTCCCTGTACTTGACCAGAAGGATTCACGCACGGAACAATAAAGAAATCATAAAGCCCTTTATATTTTTCAATACTTCTCTGCGTGAATAACCCTGCCGCATCAAATCCAGCAGGTTCATCTCCATGAACTAGAGCTGTCAAAACAATAACTGGTCTTTGTGGCTTTTGTTTCCAAGTGCAATACCCATAGATCGGATAAGATTGGCCATAATCAACATCACCAAGATGCCTCTGATAAAGATCGAGAAAATGGAGGGGGTATAACTTAGATAAATCTACTCTATGATAATTAAGTGTCATCAGTCATTCTCCTCAGAATCAAAAAAGAGCGCCCGGAGGGATGTTCGTGCACAGAGCACATCTCGAACCCTCGAATATTCGCTGTCTTCTTATCATCACTTCTTACGAAGCTCATCATAGCGGATAACTGCAGGCGAGTGCCTTGGCCGCTTGGCAACGGGCGCTTAGGAGAACTTTCTTCAAAGATGCTTTATATAGTTTTCGAGTAAATTGTAGCTAAGTCCAGAATCACATAATTTTTCCATCTAACTGTTTAACCTTACCGCACTTGCCGCATTTCATTCTAATTACATTATCTTCATCAGAATAGAATGGCATGATCTCTAATAACTCTGCTTTATCATAACCACATTTCTCACAAACATGATCATGAACTGCTAAAAAATTCTTTCCATCCGCAACTCTAAGCCGCTCTGCAGGAGTATTATGTGTTACTTGAACCGGAACTTTATCTTGCAATTCCGGCTGTGCGTGACCATGAGGACAACTCATCCACTTTCCATACGTAGTTTTTTTGGGAATCAACAACGTACCACAAGTTTTACAAAACATTTTTTTCTATTTTT is part of the Candidatus Woesearchaeota archaeon genome and encodes:
- a CDS encoding NFACT family protein, producing the protein MSKKNVSSVDLAAIVQELQFLARSKLSHIYHQEQKELLLQFHTSKHGKQHIKIIVGKYLCLTSKTQTVVHPTSFCMQLRKYIDNATVVSITQKDAERIVIFEFEKKEKFFLIVELFSKGNIILTDDQWQVLGTLEQQLWKDRLVRAKQEYVFPTAQTSWKTVAVSELGVILAKSEKRNLATALATELGLGGVYAEELCKRAGIAKEMLPVDATEKQIRFLIEQRDVLIKELTKPHGFRYSDDIAPMELFEKEVLEKTETYSELIDQIIPFVKTSPYEQKIKSLEKIISEQLESIRKQEEAIALNTAKGEVLYQHYTALQKLLEIVKELRKTKSWTDVGSELKKEKKIKSVDLKKKTIVIDL
- a CDS encoding DNA alkylation repair protein, whose amino-acid sequence is MSSHSIQSDLQSLANSQKAAFFPSFFKTGPGQYGEGDVFIGVTVPQQREVAKKYANLPLPEIKNLLDSPIHEHRLTALLILVLQYQKTKDKKIVDFYLANTTRINNWDLVDTSADKILGTYLLDKDRQLLYTLVKSPLLWERRIAIIATFAFIKQKDFTDTIKLSQLLLADKHDLMHKAVGWMLREMGKRDETTLCHFLDQHVKKMPRTALRYAIERLDEKKRKQYLQK
- a CDS encoding CYTH domain-containing protein — protein: MDIEFEATFSNINKKKIRAKLKEVGAILVKKEFLQRRSVFHFPQGHEINGGWIRIRDESDKITMSLKVVDGDRIQDQKEIYLTVSSFEIAQDILIRLGCTKKAYQESKRELWKLGSVEITIDEWPFLEPFVEIEGKNEAAVKNVTRKLGFDYTKAIFGAVDVLYSKKYNISKNRINNKTPLILFKCKNPFL
- a CDS encoding succinylglutamate desuccinylase/aspartoacylase family protein, whose protein sequence is MTLNYHRVDLSKLYPLHFLDLYQRHLGDVDYGQSYPIYGYCTWKQKPQRPVIVLTALVHGDEPAGFDAAGLFTQRSIEKYKGLYDFFIVPCVNPSGQVQGKRENQAGQDINRNFTLDSFCQEARMIISYVMSHNIRPVLCIDLHEDRTDQSDGIFDIPTGFYLYEMTRHKSLIGPTITKALRTTFTVTSQTEIYGEKAVEGCVVSTQDQDDTVEAFFFRRGAQVALTLETPTCWKLETRIAAQVQGIEEAIKAFDILEKT